The genomic DNA CCTTTCGGACCTGACCATGCGCAAGAACCTTTTCTTCTATGATGCCACCTGCCCGTTGCTCAGGGCCGAAAGCATCGATTTTGCCAAATTGTTCGCCGCCTCGCGCTACGAAAAGGGTGATGCCGATTTTTTCAACATCGCCCTTGACGAAGGGCAGTACGCCTCGTTCGTGCAGAACCTGGTGGCGGCGGAAACGGTGCAAGCTCGTGAATTTGAAAAAAACGCTTTTTTTGACGCCTGCCTGCCGGTAGAGGAAATCGCCCGTCGTGGAGCGCAATCGCTGGCTTTCGGCCCGCTGAAGCCCGTCGGCCTGATCGATCCGCGTAACCAGCGGCGGCCCTATGCCGTGGTGCAGTTGCGCCAGGATGATTTGAAAAAGGAATTCTACCAGCTGGTGGGATTTCAGACGCGGCTGAAGCATGGCGATCAGAAAAGAATTTTCCGCATGCTGCCCGGACTGGAGAATGCCGAGTTCGAACGCTTCGGGCGCATGCACCGCAATACTTATATCAACGCTCCCCTGATCATCAACCATTTTTCCCAGTATAAAAAAAATGAGCGGATTTACTTTGCCGGCCAGCTTTCCGGGGTGGAGGGCTACGTGGAATCGGTTGCCTCCGGCTTGTGGTGCGGCATTTCCGCCGGCCGGGCGGCGTCGGGAAAGCCCCTGCCGGCGCTCCCCGAAACGACGGCATTGGGTTCGCTGCTGGGATATATCGCCCATGCTGGCTGGAATGACTTCCGGCCCACCAAGTTCACTTTCGGACTGCTCGCCGATAACGGCGTGGAATGCAAGGACA from Candidatus Aminicenantes bacterium includes the following:
- the trmFO gene encoding methylenetetrahydrofolate--tRNA-(uracil(54)-C(5))-methyltransferase (FADH(2)-oxidizing) TrmFO gives rise to the protein MQVHPEKVKSTVTIIGGGLAGVEAAYQIVKQGVAVELFEMRPQVMTEAHGSGFLAEMVCSNSLGSNEITSASGLLKRELKMLDSFFLRHAEKFKVPAGNSLSVDRMELAAAITGELTALPGVTVRRQEVKEIPSPAFPLIIASGPLTSPDFAKTLSDLTMRKNLFFYDATCPLLRAESIDFAKLFAASRYEKGDADFFNIALDEGQYASFVQNLVAAETVQAREFEKNAFFDACLPVEEIARRGAQSLAFGPLKPVGLIDPRNQRRPYAVVQLRQDDLKKEFYQLVGFQTRLKHGDQKRIFRMLPGLENAEFERFGRMHRNTYINAPLIINHFSQYKKNERIYFAGQLSGVEGYVESVASGLWCGISAGRAASGKPLPALPETTALGSLLGYIAHAGWNDFRPTKFTFGLLADNGVECKDKKRKKELKAERAGEALEQWKRNSAT